The Bacteroidia bacterium genomic interval TTTCTTGATTAGTTTTCCATTATTTACAGCCTCAAGCAATCGAAGGTATAATTCATCTTTCCAACCGCTTCCCTTAGGCTTTCTAATAAGAATTTGATTCAAGTCCCAGTCTTTTACCCTTAATGAACCCGAAAGGAGAATTGCTATTTCATTTAGGCCTTCAAATTTTTCAATCCAGCGAACGGCATTTGGTAAAAGCTCGTTAAATACCCTTTCAATTTCTTTATAGGAATATAGTTTCACTTCCCCTAATCCTACAAGATCTTCAGAAGCCAGTGGTGCATTGAAGTGGAAGTTTTTCCTCATGAAATTAAAAATCTCGCCTCCATTTCTACAATTTCTTGACAAATCAATGACAGGTGATTCAATGGGATATTTACCTCTAAATGGCAAAAGTGCCTGGTTATCATCATGAAAAATGTAAAAGAAGCTGTTAGTAGAATTTTCTAATAACAATTCCAGAATCGTCCACCATTTTTCTCTAAAATCCTGTCCCTCATCGACAATTATTGCCCCATAAGTTTTCTGTCCATGATCAATTTTTTCAAATGCACTTTCTAATTCTGAATCAGTCGGTTCATATATATTGGTCCATTCCTTACCATAATCAATGGGCGGTTTCCCATTTAGCGAATTAATCCAATTCCCAAAAGAAAATACTTCCACACCAGAACCGGCAACTAGTCTCTCTAACTTATCAGCCAAATACGGATTATGGCAAAGGAGTAAAGTATCAATGCCTACATTTGATAATCGAATAGCTTTTTCGGCTGCTACAAGGGTTTTACCAGATCCAGCACAACCACTTATACGAACCCTTTTATTCACCCTTATCATCCTTAGCGTACGATATTGATCGTCAGTAAGGTTTTTAACCTTTTGCCGTAATAAGGCCATGGTCGAGCTGATAGATTCTGTGAAATTGTTAGTCTTAATTGAATACCCATCCCTAAGTTTCCAGGAAAGCATAGAATCGTCTGCTACGTAGAGACCCCATTCCAATTCATCTTCCAGCTTTTCTTCTTCCTCTCCAAAATACAAACTTCTAAATACTCGTTGATTTTCTGCTCCCGGTTCAATTACCGCTTTCGCTTTATTAAAGGCTTCTTCCAGTGTATCTCCGGCAACGAAGGAGCCATAAAAACTCTTAGAAAATTCAGCTGCTTTGTAATCATTTACTTCATGGCTAGTAGCTATGATAGCAGGAATGCCAGAATAAAGAAGAGATTCAACATGATCAAGGGTTTTACATGCATTTAAGAAAACCAATTGCAAATTTGGAGCGGCCTGCAAGAAGTCTTTTAAGGAGGTAGTATTGAATGCTATGTTTTTATTTTCTGCCGTCTGAAAATTGAGTTTATTACCATCATTGTGCCCTGAAAAATGAAAAACCAGTAACTGAGTCTTAAATTCATTCAAGTCTCGTAAAAGTTTATCGGGTTCAGTAGTTGCCGATGAATAAAAACTCCCCCATCCTTTCTTTTGATATCTTATCAAAATTGACTGAATGGCATCCTTTTCGGGAATTAGGGCATTGAGGAATACGCCTTCCTCATCATTAGCAAAAGTTAGAAATATTAAGGGTGCGTCTTTCAATTGGCAAGGGGGTTACAACAAATTGCTTAACCAGGAATTATTCGCAAACCTAAAGTATAAAACTTTCTGAAAGTTTCCTCTTTAAGCAAAAAGCATAGTTGCCTTTCATATCAGTATTTTAAAGTAAAAGTATGCTGGATAGAGTATACACATCCAGAGAAACTATATTCTGGAGAACAATAATTTTCTGGAAAACCAGAGAAAATAAAAGAGTATTTATTGTTTTTGGCACAAAAAAAAACGCGACTTGCAAATAGTCGCGTTGTAATTTGATTTTCAGTGTGGGCCCACCCGAAATAGAACACTTTTTATAAGCTTTTGAAATACAGATACTTACAAGTGAATAATATCATTTCGTGTTGCAGGCGTGCCTGCAAAGCAAAGAACGATCATGCATGTGTTATGCAGAGATTGATGATTCCAAATATTTAATAGTGCAAATAAATGCATCCAGGTTTCCTTTTTAGTAGCCTTTTCGATAGGCTTTAGGAATGCCATATTCCTCTTTTTCCTGATCCGAAAGAGGAGCTATGGGTACAGTTCTGAGGTACTTAAATAATGCTTCAGGTGTCAGCCAAATTCTAATCTTCCCATCCTCTGACCAGCTGAGGATCTTATCTTCCCCCTGGCTAAAGACAGCGCCGTAGATATAACTCTCATGCTCCATAGTGGCCAGCTCTTTGCCCGAGACATCCCAGAGCTTGACAGAGCCATTTTCTGACCAGCTGAGGATCTTATCTTCCCCCTGGCTAAAGACAGCCTCCCCTAGGACACTCCTCTCATGCTCCATAGTGGCCAGCTCTTTGCCCGAGACATCCCAGAGCTTGACAGAGCCATCCTCTGACCAGCTGAGGATCTTATCTTCCCCCTGGTTAAAGATAGCCCCTAGGACAATGCTCTCATGCTCCATAGCAGCCAGCTCTTTGCCCAAGACATCCCAGAGCTTAACAGAGCCATCAAATGACCAGCTGAGGATCTTATCTTCCCCCTGGCTAAAGACAGCGCCATCGACATAACTCTCATGCTCCATAGCAGCCAATTCTTTGCCCAAGACATCCCAGAGCTTAACAGAGCCATCCTCTGACCAGCTGAGGATCTTATCTTCCCCCTGGCTAAAGACCGCCCCTCGGACACTCCTCTCATGCTCCATAGCAGCCAGCTCTTTGCCCGAGACATCCCAGAGTTTGACTGAGCCATCAGAAGACCAGCTGAGGATCTTATCTTCCCCTTGGCTAAAGACCGCCCTAAGGACAAGTCTCTCATGCTCCATTGCAGCCAGCTCTTTGCCCGAGACATCCCAGAGCTTGACAGAGCCATTTTCTGACCAGCTGAGGATCTTATCTTCCCCCTGGCTAAAGACAGCCCCTAGGACACTCCTCTCATGCTCCATAGCAGCCAGCTCTTTGCCCAAGACATCCCAGAGCTTGACAGAGCCATCAGATGACCAGCTGAGGATCTTATCTTCCCCCTGGCTAAAGACAGCCCCTTGGACACTGTTCTCATGCTCCATAGCAGCCAATTCTTTGCCCGAGACATCCCAGAGCTTGACAGAGCCATCAAATGACCAGCTGAGGATCTTATCTTCCCCCTGGCTAAAGACAGCCCCTAGGACATCACTCTCATGCTCCATAGCAGCCAGCTCTTTGCCCGAGACATCCCAGAGCTTGACAGAGCCCTTGCTTCCAAACCCCTTCCCAGACCAACTGAGGATCTTATCTTCCCCCTGGTTAAAGACAGCCCCTTGGACAATGTTCTCATGCTCCATAGTAGCCAGTTCTTTGCCCGAGACATCCCAGAGCTTGACAGAGCCATCAGATGACCAGCTGAGGATCTTATCTTCCCCCTGGCTAAAGACAGCGCCATCGACATAACTCTCATGCTCCATAGCAGCCAGCTCTTTGCCCAAGACATCCCAGAGCTTAACAGAGCCATCAATTGACCAGCTGAGGATCTTATCTTCCCCCTGGCTAAAGACAGCCCCTAGGACACTCCTCTCATGCTCCATAGCAGCCAGCTCTTTGCCCGAGACATCCCAGAGCTTGACAGAGCCATCAGATGACCAGCTGAGGATCTTATCTTCCCCCTGGCTGAAGACCGCCCCTTGGACAATGCTCTCATGCTCCATAGCGGCCAATTCTTTGCCCAAGACATCCCAGAGCTTGACAGAGCCATCATATGACCAGCTGAGGATCTTATCTTCCCCCTGGCTAAAGACAGCCCCTAGGACACTCCTCTCATGCTCCATAGCAGCCAGCTCTTTGCCCGAGACATCCCAGAGCTTGACAGAGCCATCATATGACCAGCTGAGGATCTTATCTTCCCCCTGGCTAAAGACAGCCCCTAGGACACTGTTCTCATGCTCCATAGCAGCCAGCTCTTTGCCCAAGACATCCCAGAGCTTGACAGAGCCATCATCTGACCAGCTGAGGATCTTATCTTCTCCCTGGCTAAAGACAGCCCCTTGGACATCACTCTCATGCTCCATAGCAGCCAGCTCTTTGCCCGATACACCCCAGAGCTTGACAGTGCCATCATCTGACCAGCTGAGGATCTTATCTTCCCCCTGGCTAAATACAGCCCCTTGGACATCACTCTCATGCTCCATAGCAGCCAGCTCTTTGCCCGAGACATCCCAGAGCTTGACAGTGCCATCATCTGACCAGCTGAGGATCTTATCTTCCCCCTGGCTAAAGACAGCCCCTTGGACATAACTCTCATGCTCCATAGTAGCCAGCTCTTTGCCCGAGACATCCCAGAGCTTGATAGAGCCCTTCTTACCTTCAAAACGATCCCTGGACCAGCTGAGGATCTTATCTTCCCCCTGGCTAAAGACCGCCCCTTGGACTCTACTCTCATGCTCCGTAGCAGCCAGCTCTTTGCCCGAGACATCCCAGAGCTTGACAGAGCCATCATATGACCAGCTCAGTACCTTATCTTCCCCCTGGCTGAAGACCGCCCCTTGGACAGGCTCCGCATGAATAAAGTTTACCTCTGCAAACTTTTTCTTGTGCAAGAGCGGTTGATAATAGGCTGAAAACAGGTTTGTCACCACTTTAGGATCAGGACTCAGACTATCAGCGGCGTAGGCCGCCTCAGCCAATCTTAAAGATCTGGTAGAGTTGATAGATCTCTGATCTTTTGAATTTGCCGCTAGAAGTGCCGAGGCTCCATCCTTCCCTCTCTCTATCCCATCTACTCCTAGAAAAGCGGCTACTCCTGAAATGGATAAAATGACAATAATAGCAGCAATGCCTAAACCCAGAATGATTCGATTTCGTTTTTTTCTTTTTTCTCGGGCTGTTTGGCTATCTGTAATTAAGCGCTCTTCCTCCTTCATCCATGCCCTCATGCCTGTTTTGCCTGCTTCTACGGTAGACAAATCTTCCTCATCCAGGATACCTGTTTCCTCAGTGGAATTGAGCATTTTACTTTCCAAAATCCTGTAGGCTCTTTGACCGGGTTTATCCGAATCTTTATGTTCTTTTTGGATGATGGGTGCAAGAGTGTCATGACTCAAGCTTCTACGGGACTTTACTTTATCGGTCAATAAGTAGAGGTTTTCCAATTCTTTCAGCAAAGCATCCATTTTATTTCCCAGATGAGGGTATGTCTCTTTGAGCTTATGGTCTTCATGGCTAGTCGCTGTTCCGAGTTTAGTTGTATAGGCATAGAGCACATCCAGAGCAAGGCCCGATTGTACAGCTTCTGGATTTTTGGTCTCGAGGGTTTCCATCTGTTGATGGAAGAAATCTTGCAGGAGATAGCCTTCTTTTTTTAAATCCTGGTATAAGGCGATTGAGAATTCTGCATTTTTTGCTTCCTTCCACATACGACTGAGCAATATCTGGAGGGCAGGAGCCAGCGCACTTTCTGCATCTTCCAGGAGATCATCTGCTATAATTCCGCCTAAGTCTCCCTCAGCAGTATCCAGAATTTGTAAGCCGTACTTTTCCTGAGTAAAGCTATTTTCCGTGATGCCTTCTATGGCCTCTACGATACCTGCCCGGGAAAGTCTTTTCAAGAATAGCTCGGTAAAAGTCAGATTGAACTCATAGGCCAATTCCTCTATCTCGGGATGATATTCTTTTCTATAGGAAAGAATGATTTTCCCCTTAGGTTTTTCAGTCTCTCCATCGAAGCATTCAGCAAGGATTCTGAAGAGTTCATTGAGTTCGGCCTGAGCTTTCGGAAGATTCTTTTTGGTAAAGGTCTCTTCCAATTGATCTAAAATTATGATCAAGGCTTTGCCCTGATCTTTTTCATGCTTGATCCAGGCATCATAAATTCCCTCTGCAGTTTCGAGTTTAAAAATAGCTTGTAAGGATTCTATAGCTCCCTCTTCAGCTCTTCTAACATACTGGAGTTGGTATTCTTCCTCCAGTCTGGGTAAAAGGCCTGCTTCCAGAAGCGAAGATTTTCCTACGCCCGTCTGTCCGTGAAAAAGAATGATGGGATGTTCACCTTCGATCTTTTGGTATAGCTCTGCGATTTCCTGCCCTCGGCCAAAGAAGATCCCTGCATGTTCTTTTTTAAAATGCCTGAGGTTGATGAAGGGTTCTTTGGGAAGTTTGAGATAATACTTTTGGGGAACATCTGGCAAATCGGCCAAAGGATCCTTACCCATAATTTTCCACCTCAAGACCTTTTCGTCTTGTATGTGTAAGCCCCAGGGAATCCCTTCCTTTTTTTTCCCTTTCTTAAGATAAGCCAGATCAATCTTCCTAAATACCTGGGATTTTGTATCCTTAGTAGAAATGACCGTCTTTGCCTGGTTGAAGGCCGTCTCCAGGGTATTGCCTGAAGCCAGGGAGCGATACAGCGCTATGGAAAACTGTTTAGCTTGTCTATCAGGAATAGCTTCATCCGTTAGGATAACTGCAGGAACTTTGATTGCTTTCAGTGCTTCCAAGATTCCATCGGAATTGCAAGCGTTCAGAAAGACCAATTTTAGTTTAGGTGCTGACTGG includes:
- a CDS encoding CHAT domain-containing protein; the protein is MPKNTPSPVVFLTFANDSKGAFLEALKPEQNGINSKLASFQKEGGIVHNAGSGIDEIMEGLNAFKGQISIFHFSGHSDGESLQLEGSDKEMLQGNDLISILKEEVQSAPKLKLVFLNACNSDGILEALKAIKVPAVILTDEAIPDRQAKQFSIALYRSLASGNTLETAFNQAKTVISTKDTKSQVFRKIDLAYLKKGKKKEGIPWGLHIQDEKVLRWKIMGKDPLADLPDVPQKYYLKLPKEPFINLRHFKKEHAGIFFGRGQEIAELYQKIEGEHPIILFHGQTGVGKSSLLEAGLLPRLEEEYQLQYVRRAEEGAIESLQAIFKLETAEGIYDAWIKHEKDQGKALIIILDQLEETFTKKNLPKAQAELNELFRILAECFDGETEKPKGKIILSYRKEYHPEIEELAYEFNLTFTELFLKRLSRAGIVEAIEGITENSFTQEKYGLQILDTAEGDLGGIIADDLLEDAESALAPALQILLSRMWKEAKNAEFSIALYQDLKKEGYLLQDFFHQQMETLETKNPEAVQSGLALDVLYAYTTKLGTATSHEDHKLKETYPHLGNKMDALLKELENLYLLTDKVKSRRSLSHDTLAPIIQKEHKDSDKPGQRAYRILESKMLNSTEETGILDEEDLSTVEAGKTGMRAWMKEEERLITDSQTAREKRKKRNRIILGLGIAAIIVILSISGVAAFLGVDGIERGKDGASALLAANSKDQRSINSTRSLRLAEAAYAADSLSPDPKVVTNLFSAYYQPLLHKKKFAEVNFIHAEPVQGAVFSQGEDKVLSWSYDGSVKLWDVSGKELAATEHESRVQGAVFSQGEDKILSWSRDRFEGKKGSIKLWDVSGKELATMEHESYVQGAVFSQGEDKILSWSDDGTVKLWDVSGKELAAMEHESDVQGAVFSQGEDKILSWSDDGTVKLWGVSGKELAAMEHESDVQGAVFSQGEDKILSWSDDGSVKLWDVLGKELAAMEHENSVLGAVFSQGEDKILSWSYDGSVKLWDVSGKELAAMEHERSVLGAVFSQGEDKILSWSYDGSVKLWDVLGKELAAMEHESIVQGAVFSQGEDKILSWSSDGSVKLWDVSGKELAAMEHERSVLGAVFSQGEDKILSWSIDGSVKLWDVLGKELAAMEHESYVDGAVFSQGEDKILSWSSDGSVKLWDVSGKELATMEHENIVQGAVFNQGEDKILSWSGKGFGSKGSVKLWDVSGKELAAMEHESDVLGAVFSQGEDKILSWSFDGSVKLWDVSGKELAAMEHENSVQGAVFSQGEDKILSWSSDGSVKLWDVLGKELAAMEHERSVLGAVFSQGEDKILSWSENGSVKLWDVSGKELAAMEHERLVLRAVFSQGEDKILSWSSDGSVKLWDVSGKELAAMEHERSVRGAVFSQGEDKILSWSEDGSVKLWDVLGKELAAMEHESYVDGAVFSQGEDKILSWSFDGSVKLWDVLGKELAAMEHESIVLGAIFNQGEDKILSWSEDGSVKLWDVSGKELATMEHERSVLGEAVFSQGEDKILSWSENGSVKLWDVSGKELATMEHESYIYGAVFSQGEDKILSWSEDGKIRIWLTPEALFKYLRTVPIAPLSDQEKEEYGIPKAYRKGY
- a CDS encoding CHAT domain-containing protein → MKDAPLIFLTFANDEEGVFLNALIPEKDAIQSILIRYQKKGWGSFYSSATTEPDKLLRDLNEFKTQLLVFHFSGHNDGNKLNFQTAENKNIAFNTTSLKDFLQAAPNLQLVFLNACKTLDHVESLLYSGIPAIIATSHEVNDYKAAEFSKSFYGSFVAGDTLEEAFNKAKAVIEPGAENQRVFRSLYFGEEEEKLEDELEWGLYVADDSMLSWKLRDGYSIKTNNFTESISSTMALLRQKVKNLTDDQYRTLRMIRVNKRVRISGCAGSGKTLVAAEKAIRLSNVGIDTLLLCHNPYLADKLERLVAGSGVEVFSFGNWINSLNGKPPIDYGKEWTNIYEPTDSELESAFEKIDHGQKTYGAIIVDEGQDFREKWWTILELLLENSTNSFFYIFHDDNQALLPFRGKYPIESPVIDLSRNCRNGGEIFNFMRKNFHFNAPLASEDLVGLGEVKLYSYKEIERVFNELLPNAVRWIEKFEGLNEIAILLSGSLRVKDWDLNQILIRKPKGSGWKDELYLRLLEAVNNGKLIKKGYNSDWIKHKFENLGLSSDELPSNKDIESVIELANSIGLDINNHSAPISFTERANRIYWKNMNGKMKMLYRRRDLGLWGSEIVLFFQDENWAEGLYTETVINFNTPITNNSKTYRVYDVSQYKGLEADGVILIHQGSHANLKENLYVGVSRAKAALAIITDSEGEQYIRDL